A window of the Pseudomonas sp. B21_DOA genome harbors these coding sequences:
- a CDS encoding DUF2242 domain-containing protein, producing the protein MLISTPMRVVGLALLLTAVAGCSKDKPIYEHENFDDSGTFSRNYPVTDTASCEAARRALLSQGYIITSSDPKLVSGHKSFQQTGETHLEISFNVVCAEDGSAGHHATVFANALQDRYALKKTNNSASLGVGVLGSVSMPIGSSDDSMVKVASETVTAQKFYERFFTLVEQFLPADAKKAAHIEEKPKTDLGVPEPKVTPAPAAAPLVPTPAAEPAPAPAAEPAPAPVDTAPVSSEPVVPPAESAPITPAPAPAEEPAPASETITPPTNPDIPPPSEPIPAMPASGQ; encoded by the coding sequence ATGTTGATTTCCACTCCCATGCGTGTTGTCGGGCTGGCGCTTTTGTTGACTGCGGTGGCCGGTTGTTCGAAGGACAAGCCGATCTATGAGCATGAGAACTTCGATGACTCCGGCACCTTTTCGCGCAATTACCCGGTGACTGATACCGCCAGCTGCGAAGCGGCTCGTCGCGCGTTGCTCAGTCAGGGCTACATCATTACCAGCAGTGATCCGAAGCTGGTCAGCGGTCACAAGAGCTTCCAGCAGACCGGCGAGACCCACCTCGAGATCAGCTTCAACGTGGTCTGTGCCGAAGATGGCAGCGCCGGGCATCACGCGACGGTGTTCGCCAACGCCCTCCAGGACCGTTATGCGCTGAAGAAGACCAACAATTCGGCCAGCCTCGGGGTTGGTGTGCTGGGCTCGGTGTCGATGCCGATCGGCTCCTCGGATGATTCGATGGTCAAGGTCGCCAGTGAGACCGTCACTGCGCAGAAGTTCTACGAGCGGTTCTTCACACTGGTGGAGCAGTTCCTGCCCGCCGATGCGAAGAAGGCTGCACACATCGAAGAAAAACCGAAAACCGACCTCGGTGTGCCTGAGCCGAAGGTGACGCCTGCTCCGGCTGCTGCGCCACTTGTGCCGACACCTGCGGCGGAACCGGCTCCTGCGCCAGCTGCCGAGCCTGCACCGGCGCCTGTCGACACCGCGCCAGTGAGTTCCGAGCCGGTCGTGCCACCCGCGGAGTCGGCGCCGATCACGCCAGCGCCTGCGCCCGCAGAAGAGCCAGCGCCGGCCAGCGAAACCATCACGCCACCGACCAACCCGGATATTCCGCCACCGTCCGAGCCGATTCCGGCGATGCCTGCGTCGGGCCAATAA
- a CDS encoding IS110 family transposase, which translates to MARKNAERSALIVMEATSVYHLELAEFVYNKGFRVCVVNPATTKAYADSELRRIKTDKSDAKLIADFAREKDQKLHPWAPEPPKYRQLKAMVRRLDDLQEMEQMELNRLDVSDEKVKDSINSVLRHIEKEIVETHKAIKKHIDDDPDMRQMRDLIVTIDGIGQKTLERLLAELGDLRKYSDPRQLVAAAGLNPKLQESGKLKGHTLISRVGSARLRAGLYMPGMVALKHNKAIKAMKERLEANGKAPKQIICAAMRKLLHFVYGVLKSGLPYDPKLALAR; encoded by the coding sequence GTGGCTAGAAAAAACGCCGAGCGTTCGGCCCTGATCGTGATGGAAGCCACGAGCGTTTACCACTTGGAACTCGCGGAGTTCGTTTACAACAAAGGCTTCCGGGTCTGCGTCGTGAACCCGGCTACGACCAAAGCGTACGCTGACAGCGAACTGCGCCGCATCAAGACTGATAAAAGTGATGCCAAACTGATCGCCGACTTTGCCCGGGAAAAAGATCAAAAACTTCACCCATGGGCGCCTGAGCCGCCGAAATACCGCCAGTTAAAAGCAATGGTGCGCCGCCTGGATGACCTTCAGGAAATGGAACAAATGGAGCTTAATCGTCTGGACGTTTCCGACGAAAAGGTCAAAGACTCGATCAACTCCGTTCTGCGCCATATTGAAAAAGAGATCGTAGAAACGCACAAGGCGATCAAAAAACACATCGATGACGACCCGGATATGCGTCAGATGCGGGATCTCATCGTAACCATCGACGGCATCGGACAAAAAACGCTTGAACGATTGCTGGCCGAACTGGGTGACTTGCGCAAATACAGTGATCCTCGCCAACTGGTCGCTGCTGCAGGGCTCAATCCAAAGCTGCAGGAATCAGGAAAGCTCAAAGGTCATACCCTGATCTCAAGAGTAGGGTCGGCACGGCTGCGTGCAGGCCTCTACATGCCTGGCATGGTGGCGCTGAAACACAATAAGGCGATCAAGGCGATGAAAGAACGCCTGGAGGCCAACGGCAAGGCCCCCAAGCAGATCATCTGCGCAGCAATGCGCAAGCTGCTGCACTTCGTTTACGGAGTGCTCAAGTCTGGACTGCCATATGACCCGAAACTTGCGCTTGCCCGGTGA
- a CDS encoding HU family DNA-binding protein yields the protein MNKSELIDAIAASADIPKAAAGRALDAVIESVTGALKAGDSVVLVGFGTFSVTDRPARTGRNPQTGKTLEIPAAKKPGFKAGKALKEAVN from the coding sequence GTGAACAAGTCGGAACTGATTGATGCTATCGCTGCATCCGCTGATATCCCGAAAGCTGCTGCTGGCCGTGCGCTGGACGCTGTAATCGAATCCGTCACTGGCGCTCTGAAGGCTGGCGACTCCGTTGTTCTGGTTGGTTTCGGTACTTTCTCCGTGACTGACCGTCCGGCTCGTACCGGTCGTAACCCGCAAACCGGCAAGACTCTGGAAATCCCGGCTGCCAAGAAGCCAGGTTTCAAAGCCGGTAAAGCACTGAAAGAAGCTGTTAACTGA
- a CDS encoding NADPH-dependent 2,4-dienoyl-CoA reductase, protein MTAAHYPHLLAPLDLGFTTLRNRTLMGSMHTGLEEKPGGFERMAAYFAERARGGVGLMVTGGIGPNDEGGVYSGAAKLTTEEEALKHRIVTRAVHEAGGKICMQILHAGRYAYSPKQVAPSAIQAPINPFKPKELDEEGIEKQISDFVTCSVLAQSAEYDGVEIMGSEGYFINQFLAAHTNHRTDRWGGSYENRMRLPVEIVRRVREAVGPNFIIIFRLSMLDLVEGGSTWDEIVTLAKAIEQAGATIINTGIGWHEARIPTIATKVPRAAFSKVTAKLRGSVSIPLITTNRINTPEIAEQILAEGDADMVSMARPFLADPDFVNKAAAGRADEINTCIGCNQACLDHTFGGKLTSCLVNPRACHETELNYLPVQQIKKIAVVGAGPAGLSAATVAAERGHQVTLFDSASEIGGQFNIAKRVPGKEEFFETLRYFNRKLQTTNVEVCLNTRVDVAKLVEGGYDEIILATGIAPRVPAIPGVENAKVLSYLDVILERKPVGKRVAVIGAGGIGFDVSEFLVHQGVATSLDRAAFWKEWGIDTQLEARGGVAGIQAAPHAPAREVFLLQRKKTKVGDGLGKTTGWIHRTGLKNKQVQMLNSVEYLSIDDQGLHIRIGETGEPQLLAVDNIVICAGQDPLRELHDGLVEVGQNVHLIGGADVAAELDAKRAINQGSRLAAEL, encoded by the coding sequence ATGACCGCCGCTCATTACCCGCATTTGCTGGCCCCGCTGGACCTGGGATTCACCACGCTGCGCAACCGCACGCTGATGGGCTCGATGCACACGGGCCTGGAAGAAAAGCCGGGTGGCTTCGAACGCATGGCGGCGTACTTCGCCGAACGTGCCCGTGGCGGTGTCGGCCTGATGGTGACCGGCGGTATTGGCCCGAATGACGAGGGCGGCGTGTATTCCGGTGCGGCCAAGCTCACCACTGAAGAAGAGGCGCTCAAGCACCGCATCGTCACCCGCGCGGTGCATGAGGCGGGCGGCAAGATCTGCATGCAGATTCTCCACGCCGGCCGTTATGCCTACAGCCCGAAACAGGTAGCGCCGAGCGCGATTCAGGCGCCGATCAACCCGTTCAAGCCCAAAGAGCTGGATGAAGAGGGCATTGAAAAGCAGATCAGTGATTTCGTCACCTGCTCGGTGCTGGCGCAGTCCGCCGAATACGACGGCGTCGAGATCATGGGTTCGGAAGGTTATTTCATTAACCAGTTCCTCGCCGCCCACACCAACCACCGCACCGACCGCTGGGGCGGCAGTTACGAAAACCGCATGCGCCTGCCGGTGGAAATCGTCCGCCGCGTACGCGAAGCGGTCGGGCCGAATTTCATCATCATCTTCCGCCTGTCGATGCTCGACCTGGTCGAAGGTGGCAGCACCTGGGACGAAATCGTCACGCTGGCCAAGGCCATCGAACAGGCTGGCGCGACCATCATCAACACCGGTATCGGCTGGCACGAAGCGCGGATCCCGACCATCGCCACCAAGGTTCCGCGTGCAGCGTTCAGTAAGGTCACGGCCAAGTTGCGTGGTTCGGTGAGTATTCCGCTGATCACCACCAACCGCATCAATACCCCGGAAATTGCCGAGCAGATTCTTGCCGAAGGCGATGCCGACATGGTCTCCATGGCCCGACCATTTCTCGCCGATCCGGACTTCGTCAACAAGGCCGCCGCAGGCCGTGCCGACGAAATCAACACCTGCATCGGCTGCAACCAGGCGTGCCTCGACCACACCTTTGGCGGCAAGCTGACCAGTTGCCTGGTCAACCCGCGTGCCTGCCACGAAACCGAACTCAATTACCTGCCGGTGCAGCAGATCAAGAAAATCGCCGTGGTCGGTGCCGGCCCTGCCGGGTTGTCCGCCGCCACCGTGGCCGCCGAGCGCGGTCATCAGGTGACGCTGTTCGATTCGGCCAGCGAGATCGGCGGCCAGTTCAACATTGCCAAGCGCGTGCCGGGCAAGGAAGAGTTTTTCGAAACCCTGCGCTACTTCAACCGCAAGCTGCAAACGACGAATGTCGAGGTATGCCTGAACACCCGCGTCGATGTGGCGAAACTGGTTGAGGGCGGCTACGACGAAATCATCCTCGCCACTGGTATCGCCCCGCGCGTGCCGGCGATTCCCGGCGTCGAGAATGCCAAGGTGCTGAGTTATCTGGACGTGATTCTCGAGCGCAAACCGGTCGGCAAGCGCGTCGCGGTGATCGGTGCAGGCGGGATCGGTTTCGATGTCTCGGAATTCCTCGTTCATCAAGGTGTAGCCACCAGTCTGGATCGCGCAGCGTTCTGGAAAGAGTGGGGCATCGACACGCAGCTGGAGGCGCGGGGTGGTGTGGCCGGTATCCAGGCGGCACCGCATGCACCGGCCCGTGAGGTGTTTCTGCTGCAGCGCAAGAAAACCAAGGTCGGCGACGGTCTGGGCAAAACCACCGGCTGGATTCACCGCACCGGTCTGAAGAACAAGCAGGTGCAGATGCTGAATAGCGTCGAATACCTGAGCATCGATGACCAGGGCTTGCATATCCGCATCGGCGAAACTGGCGAGCCGCAGCTGCTGGCGGTGGACAACATCGTGATTTGCGCCGGGCAGGATCCGCTGCGTGAGTTGCACGATGGCTTGGTCGAAGTCGGGCAGAACGTGCACTTGATCGGCGGCGCGGATGTTGCGGCGGAGCTCGATGCCAAGCGCGCGATCAACCAGGGGTCGCGCCTGGCAGCTGAGTTGTAA
- a CDS encoding AraC family transcriptional regulator — protein MKPQPMRLGDLSVGFVHSLADAVRSHDVDPLPLLEQYGLDTARLAEAGARLSIPRYMRLGHAAIQLTGDPALGLRMGRMIRLNQAGLAGITAAQAPTVREAARCLTRFEPLYGSNYRGQSTFHEDASGAWLRFYSISPYNAYNRFVVDSILAGWLHQLSSLCGETLRAERIEIEFEAPDYRDAYAALGDCPIQFRAEHNQLRLSLSSLALRNPEHCPGTWRHLLQLCERELDQMTRTRSLRERITQLLGPLLNGGREPDLEEVAARLKLPTWTLRRKLAEEGTQFRAILNDTRRDLAMTYIRDTELAFGEIAYLLGFASAEAFQRAFKRWSGQTPGESRRNYRSGA, from the coding sequence ATGAAGCCGCAGCCGATGCGCCTCGGGGATCTGTCGGTGGGTTTCGTCCACAGTCTGGCCGATGCCGTGCGCAGCCACGACGTCGATCCGCTGCCTCTGCTTGAGCAATACGGCCTCGATACCGCGCGGCTGGCCGAGGCCGGGGCACGCTTATCGATCCCGCGTTACATGCGCTTGGGCCATGCGGCGATTCAACTCACCGGCGATCCCGCTCTGGGCCTGCGCATGGGCCGCATGATCCGCTTGAATCAGGCTGGGCTGGCCGGCATCACCGCCGCGCAAGCACCCACCGTGCGCGAAGCGGCCCGTTGCCTGACGCGTTTCGAACCGCTCTACGGCTCGAACTACCGAGGGCAATCCACTTTCCATGAAGACGCCAGCGGCGCCTGGCTGCGCTTCTACTCGATCAGCCCGTACAACGCTTATAACCGCTTCGTGGTCGACTCGATCCTCGCCGGCTGGCTGCATCAGTTGTCGAGCCTGTGCGGCGAAACGTTGCGCGCCGAGCGGATCGAAATCGAATTCGAAGCGCCGGATTATCGCGACGCCTACGCCGCGCTCGGCGACTGCCCGATCCAGTTCCGCGCCGAGCACAACCAACTGCGCCTGAGCCTGAGCAGTCTCGCCCTGCGCAACCCTGAACATTGTCCGGGCACTTGGCGGCATCTGCTGCAACTGTGTGAGCGGGAGCTGGACCAAATGACCCGCACCCGCAGCCTGCGCGAGCGCATCACTCAACTGCTCGGCCCGCTGCTCAATGGAGGCCGCGAACCGGATCTTGAAGAAGTCGCGGCACGCCTGAAACTGCCGACATGGACCTTGCGACGCAAACTCGCCGAGGAAGGCACGCAGTTCCGCGCAATCCTCAATGACACTCGCCGGGACCTGGCGATGACTTACATCCGCGACACCGAATTGGCGTTCGGTGAGATCGCCTATCTACTGGGCTTTGCCTCAGCCGAAGCCTTCCAGCGCGCTTTCAAGCGCTGGAGCGGGCAGACGCCCGGCGAATCTCGACGAAATTACCGCTCGGGAGCCTGA
- a CDS encoding carbon-nitrogen hydrolase family protein, whose translation MRKLLYLFFSMALVAALTTYAMWAADRPAGHYLSDLRIKLAVDHGTPGDRGNLLGIQPELFPTDYQSSARLHRKLAAYLQQARDQGLLNEKTVVVLPEHVGTWLMISGEKDELYQAPTLAEAMNWLAASNPLLFARAWLRAKGEQRLDDAYLRMKSKAMAKDYQALFGGLAKEFQVTLVAGSIVLPEPSIRDGQLKPGSGALFNSSVVFGRDGLPLGQPQRQMHPIFDQQGVIEAENKHAIQVVDTPAGRLGILIGSDSWYPSNYRTLDDQGAQLVAVPAQVIGQGAWDKPWRGYKGSSTPGSVSLKPGDLSEGQAWHRLTLTAQPPSSRAVAGVSVFMRGQFWDKPSTGRSFLSSNGQQFADGEARGARLLNVWL comes from the coding sequence ATGCGCAAACTTCTGTATCTGTTTTTCTCCATGGCCCTCGTTGCCGCCCTGACCACCTACGCCATGTGGGCGGCAGACCGACCGGCGGGGCATTACCTGTCGGACCTGCGCATCAAGCTCGCCGTCGATCACGGCACGCCCGGCGACCGTGGCAACCTGCTCGGCATTCAGCCCGAACTGTTCCCCACCGATTACCAAAGCTCCGCACGCCTGCACCGCAAACTCGCGGCGTACCTGCAGCAGGCCCGCGATCAAGGTTTGCTCAACGAAAAAACCGTGGTGGTTTTGCCCGAGCACGTCGGTACGTGGCTGATGATCAGCGGCGAGAAAGACGAGCTCTATCAGGCACCGACGCTGGCTGAGGCGATGAACTGGCTGGCGGCGAGCAATCCGCTGCTGTTCGCCCGCGCGTGGCTGCGGGCCAAGGGCGAGCAACGCCTGGACGATGCTTATCTGCGGATGAAATCGAAAGCCATGGCCAAGGATTATCAGGCGCTGTTCGGCGGTCTGGCCAAGGAGTTTCAGGTCACCCTGGTCGCCGGCTCCATTGTGCTGCCAGAGCCGAGTATCCGTGATGGCCAGCTCAAGCCTGGCAGCGGCGCGCTGTTCAACAGCAGCGTGGTATTCGGCCGCGACGGTTTGCCGCTGGGGCAGCCGCAACGCCAGATGCACCCGATCTTTGATCAGCAGGGTGTGATTGAGGCCGAAAACAAGCACGCCATTCAGGTCGTCGACACCCCGGCCGGACGCCTCGGCATCCTGATCGGCAGTGACAGCTGGTATCCCTCCAACTACCGCACACTCGATGACCAAGGCGCGCAACTGGTGGCCGTACCGGCGCAGGTTATTGGCCAAGGCGCGTGGGACAAGCCATGGCGCGGTTACAAAGGTTCGAGCACGCCGGGGTCAGTCAGCCTCAAGCCCGGCGACCTCAGTGAAGGACAGGCCTGGCATCGACTGACCCTTACCGCACAACCACCGAGCAGCCGCGCGGTTGCCGGCGTCAGTGTGTTCATGCGCGGGCAATTCTGGGACAAGCCGAGCACCGGCAGAAGCTTCCTCAGCAGCAACGGTCAGCAGTTCGCCGATGGCGAGGCCCGTGGTGCGCGCTTGCTGAACGTCTGGCTGTAA
- a CDS encoding SurA N-terminal domain-containing protein, with amino-acid sequence MLQNIRDNSQGWIAKTIIGVIVALMALTGFDAIFQATTHKNEAAKVNGDEISQNELSQAVDMQRRQLMQQLGKDFDASLLDEKMLRESALKGLIDRKLLLQGAEQAKFSFSEAALDQVILQTPEFQVDGKFSSERFDQVIRQLGYSRMQFRQMLAQEMLIGQLRAGVAGSGFVTDAEVLAFARLEKQTRDFATLNVKADPAAVKLTDDEVKAYYDEHAKEFMTPDQVIIDYVELKKSSFFDQVAVKDEDLQAAYQKEIANLSEQRRAAHILIEVNDKTSEAQAKAKIEEVQARLAKGEKFEALAKEFSQDPGSANNGGDLGYAGPGVYDPAFEKALYALSKEQVSEPIRTDFGYHLIKLLGVEAPEVPTLASLKDKLTRELKAAQVEQRFVEATKQLEDSAFEASDLAQPAADLKLTVHTSKPFGREGGEGVAANRAVVTAAFSPEVIDEGANSTAIELDPETVIVLRSKEHLKPAQLPLESVTAAIRTQLTKEHASAEAKTRAEKLIADLRDGKAPLDKAVDGQNWKTTEAATRGQEGVDPAVLQALFRMPKPAAKDKPTFSSVTLPDGSLMIVRLNGVNEAAAPTDEEKAQYRRFLASREGQQDFAAYRKQLEAEAKIERF; translated from the coding sequence ATGCTGCAGAATATCAGGGACAATTCACAAGGCTGGATTGCCAAGACAATTATCGGAGTCATCGTTGCACTGATGGCTCTGACCGGTTTCGATGCCATTTTCCAGGCCACGACTCACAAGAACGAGGCGGCCAAGGTCAACGGTGACGAAATCAGCCAGAACGAGCTGAGCCAGGCCGTTGACATGCAACGCCGTCAGCTGATGCAACAGCTGGGCAAGGACTTCGATGCTTCCTTGCTCGACGAAAAAATGCTGCGCGAATCGGCTCTCAAAGGCCTGATCGACCGCAAGTTGCTGCTGCAAGGCGCCGAACAGGCGAAATTCTCTTTCTCCGAAGCCGCGCTGGATCAGGTGATTCTGCAAACGCCTGAATTCCAGGTTGACGGCAAGTTCAGCTCCGAGCGTTTCGACCAGGTGATCCGTCAACTGGGTTACAGCCGCATGCAGTTCCGCCAGATGCTGGCTCAGGAAATGTTGATCGGCCAGTTGCGCGCCGGTGTTGCAGGCAGCGGTTTCGTCACCGACGCCGAAGTGCTGGCATTCGCCCGTCTGGAAAAACAGACCCGTGATTTCGCTACTCTGAACGTCAAGGCCGACCCGGCTGCGGTCAAGCTGACCGATGACGAGGTCAAGGCTTACTACGACGAGCACGCCAAGGAATTCATGACGCCGGATCAGGTGATCATCGATTACGTCGAGCTCAAGAAATCGTCGTTCTTCGATCAGGTCGCGGTCAAGGATGAAGACCTGCAGGCGGCGTATCAGAAAGAGATCGCCAACCTGTCGGAACAGCGTCGTGCCGCGCACATCCTCATCGAAGTGAACGACAAGACCAGCGAAGCGCAGGCCAAGGCGAAGATCGAAGAAGTCCAGGCGCGTCTGGCCAAGGGCGAGAAATTCGAAGCGCTGGCCAAAGAGTTCTCGCAGGATCCGGGGTCCGCCAACAATGGTGGTGACCTGGGTTATGCCGGTCCTGGCGTTTACGACCCGGCTTTCGAAAAAGCGCTGTACGCCTTGTCGAAAGAGCAGGTGTCCGAGCCGATTCGTACCGACTTCGGTTATCACCTGATCAAGCTGTTGGGCGTGGAAGCGCCTGAAGTACCGACCCTGGCCAGCCTGAAAGACAAGCTGACCCGCGAGCTGAAAGCCGCTCAGGTCGAGCAGCGTTTTGTTGAGGCGACCAAGCAGTTGGAAGACTCGGCGTTCGAAGCCTCTGACCTGGCACAGCCAGCAGCGGACCTGAAATTGACCGTGCACACGTCCAAGCCGTTCGGCCGTGAAGGTGGCGAAGGTGTTGCCGCCAACCGTGCCGTGGTCACTGCTGCATTCAGCCCGGAAGTCATTGATGAGGGTGCCAACAGCACCGCCATCGAGCTGGATCCGGAAACCGTGATCGTGCTGCGTTCCAAGGAGCACCTGAAGCCTGCGCAGCTGCCGCTGGAAAGCGTGACTGCGGCGATCCGTACTCAGCTGACCAAGGAACATGCCAGTGCCGAGGCCAAGACCCGTGCCGAGAAGCTGATCGCCGATCTGCGTGACGGCAAGGCGCCGCTGGACAAGGCGGTTGATGGTCAGAACTGGAAAACCACCGAAGCGGCTACTCGTGGTCAGGAAGGGGTTGATCCGGCCGTGCTGCAGGCGTTGTTCCGTATGCCGAAACCGGCTGCCAAGGACAAGCCGACGTTCTCCAGCGTTACGTTGCCGGATGGCAGTCTGATGATCGTGCGTCTGAATGGCGTCAATGAAGCGGCTGCACCGACGGATGAAGAGAAGGCGCAATATCGTCGTTTCCTCGCCTCCCGTGAAGGGCAGCAGGACTTTGCGGCGTATCGCAAGCAGTTGGAAGCTGAGGCGAAGATCGAGCGGTTTTGA